One window of the Rhipicephalus sanguineus isolate Rsan-2018 chromosome 4, BIME_Rsan_1.4, whole genome shotgun sequence genome contains the following:
- the LOC119388849 gene encoding uncharacterized protein LOC119388849 has product MAKAAKTFVNETLDKNPVVIFSKSYCPFCKKAKQVFDGLGVSYLAVELDNRSDGSDIQKVLTDMTGASTVPRVFVKKQCLGGASDVEDMNRNNKLQPLLKSHGLLK; this is encoded by the coding sequence ATGGCCAAAGCAGCGAAAACCTTCGTGAATGAGACCCTGGACAAGAACCCGGTGGTGATATTCTCCAAGAGCTACTGCCCCTTCTGCAAGAAGGCCAAGCAGGTATTCGACGGACTCGGTGTCTCCTACCTGGCCGTGGAACTGGACAACCGGTCGGACGGCAGCGACATCCAGAAGGTGCTCACCGACATGACCGGTGCCAGCACGGTGCCCAGGGTGTTCGTCAAGAAGCAGTGCCTTGGCGGCGCCTCCGACGTCGAGGACATGAACCGCAACAACAAGCTACAGCCGCTGCTCAAGTCCCATGGACTTCTCAAGTGA